A DNA window from Penaeus vannamei isolate JL-2024 chromosome 5, ASM4276789v1, whole genome shotgun sequence contains the following coding sequences:
- the LOC113813760 gene encoding clotting factor B: protein MRLRTYASAALAVALIWASARSVRGAAEAEADPDPGRNRRQLSAVNSMLRHMGHSFQNGWYTLGKTLDRHVVPHVRYAAERITEDVAPSIGHALMRAGNQVALRTAEGLQAGAQVIKTKIVPAIEERLVQASNAAVPVINHGLDVLEATIQKSADAVSKSTAKGIDRLSSKVLGEQRHTRVKTIANNIHGGINNGLNSLAGAINNLNSRNTNSDAFTDQDYHDYVLSQYTSDSSRGPQYVPEYPDAHYPPDYPTDYSQYSYQLQTPPQTVGGALSQVVTNGAYTLSRHVLGHNLTDALAPIAKSVSNVVGQTIPAVSLGDGRIVIDLPNTDVERDDSARSCTTPVGEAGLCKDLSDCPDLILDLTNLRKSVCFKSLFVPGVCCPIKDLDPNSVHSPSSVTSRPRPTSRPRPVTLPPQPPRPLPPVPGTSPRPVPIQPVAEVARPNFECGQPKIPTFRVVGGDESRRGQWPWIAAVWLHGPKKTVFWCGGSLISKQYVLTAAHCTKDTRGKTFDAQQFSVRLGDHNIFSESDDFISNPQTYRVLSIRPHPEFISHGFYNDVALLKLDRPVDFTEYILPVCLPPADMARQPLDHMVGQTPSVIGWGSTVYGGHESAVLREVQVPVWKNSDCDEAYTQPITSAFICAGFTEGGRDACQGDSGGPLQLYINGNWIQIGIVSFAIRCAEPGHPGVYTRLTEFLPWIHSNMI from the exons AGACTCCGAACTTATGCATCGGCGGCGCTGGCGGTGGCTCTCATCTGGGCGAGCGCGAGGTCCGTGCGAGGGGCGGCCGAGGCGGAGGCCGACCCGGATCCAGGGAGGAACAGGAGACAGCTGT CCGCCGTCAACAGCATGTTACGACACATGGGACACTCTTTCCAAAATGGCTGGTACACTCTGGGCAAGACGCTGGACAGGCATGTGGTGCCCCACGTGCGTTATGCCGCCGAGCGAATCACCGAAGACGTGGCTCCGTCCATAGGGCATGCGCTCATGCGAGCCGGAAACCAGGTGGCCCTGCGCACCGCCGAGGGCCTGCAGGCTGGCGCGCAGGTCATTAAGACGAAGATCGTGCCCGCCATCGAGGAGCGGCTGGTGCAGGCCAGCAACGCGGCCGTGCCCGTCATCAACCACGGCCTGGACGTCCTCGAGGCCACCATCCAGAAGAGCGCCGACGCCGTGTCCAAGTCCACGGCGAAGGGCATCGACCGCCTCAGCTCCAAGGTCCTGGGCGAGCAGCGGCACACGCGCGTCAAAACGATCGCCAATAACATCCACGGGGGCATTAACAACGGCCTGAACAGTTTAGCGGGTGCCATTAACAACCTCAACTCACGCAATACTAACAGCGACGCCTTTACTGACCAAGACTACCACGATTACGTGCTTTCCCAATACACGAGCGATTCCTCCCGAGGCCCTCAGTACGTGCCGGAGTACCCGGACGCACACTACCCCCCGGACTACCCCACAGACTACTCGCAATACTCATACCAACTACAGACTCCGCCCCAGACAGTGGGCGGCGCCCTCTCCCAGGTCGTGACCAACGGCGCCTACACCCTCTCTAGACACGTCCTCGGACACAACCTGACCGACGCCCTGGCGCCCATCGCCAAGTCCGTCTCTAATGTCGTTGGACAAACTATCCCTGCAGTCTCGCTCGGCGATGGCCGCATTGTCATAGACCTTCCCAACACGGACGTCGAGAGGGACGACTCCGCCCGCAGCTGCACAACGCCCGTGGGGGAGGCCGGCCTCTGCAAGGACCTCAGCGACTGCCCGGACCTCATCCTCGACCTCACGAACTTGCGCAAGTCCGTCTGCTTCAAGAGCCTCTTCGTCCCTGGTGTCTGCTGTCCTATCAAGGACCTGGA CCCGAACAGCGTGCACAGCCCGTCCTCCGTGACCAGCCGCCCGCGCCCCACCAGCCGCCCCCGGCCTGTCACACTCCCGCCTCAGCCGCCTCGGCCACTGCCTCCG GTGCCTGGAACCTCGCCTCGCCCCGTTCCCATACAGCCTGTCGCAGAGGTCGCGCGGCCCAACTTTG AGTGCGGGCAGCCGAAGATCCCGACCTTCCGTGTGGTTGGCGGCGACGAGTCCCGGAGAGGCCAGTGGCCCTGGATCGCCGCCGTCTGGTTGCACGGACCCAAGAAGACGGTGTTCTGGTGCGGAGGATCTCTCATCTCGAAGCAGTACGTCCTCACCGCCGCTCACTGCACCAAGGACACGCGGGGGAAGAC ATTTGATGCCCAGCAGTTCAGCGTGCGCCTTGGAGACCACAACATCTTCAGTGAGAGTGACGACTTCATTTCCAACCCACAAACATACAG ggTCCTGTCCATCCGGCCTCACCCCGAATTCATCTCCCACGGCTTCTACAACGACGTGGCGCTCCTGAAGCTGGACCGGCCCGTCGACTTCACAGAATACATCCTGCCGGTGTGCCTCCCCCCGGCGGACATGGCGCGGCAGCCCCTGGACCACATGGTTGGCCAGACGCCCTCGGTCATCGGCTGGGGATCCACGGTTTACG GTGGCCACGAGAGTGCGGTCTTGCGCGAGGTCCAGGTCCCGGTCTGGAAGAACAGCGACTGCGACGAAGCTTACACACAGCCCATCACCAGCGCCTTCATCTGCGCCGGCTTCACGGAGGGCGGTCGCGATGCCTGCCAG GGTGACAGCGGCGGCCCTCTGCAGCTCTATATCAATGGCAACTGGATTCAGATTGGCATCGTTTCGTTTGCCATTCGCTGCGCTGAGCCAGGCCATCCGGGTGTCTACACAAGACTTACAGAATTCTTACCTTGGATCCACTCAAACATGATATAA